The Pseudomonas nunensis genome includes the window GCGGTGGCACCGACGCGGACGGTCCAGGCGCGGACTTCTTCGACACCGGCGGTGAAGTAGGTCTGCAGGTGCAGCATCTCGTAGCCGGCGCGGATTACGCGGTTCAGGCCAGGTTCTTCCAGGCCCAGGGCTTCGAGGAACATGTCTTTCTCTTCGCCGTCTTCCAGCTCGGCGATTTCGGCTTCGATCTTGTTGCAGACCGGAACCACCATGGCGCCTTCTTCTTCGGCGATGGCTTTGACGATGTCCAGCAGCGGGTTGTTCTCGAAACCGTCTTCCGCGACGTTGGCGATGTACATGACCGGCTTGGTGGTCAGCAGGTGGAAACCACGAACCACTGCTTTATCGTCGGCGCCCATGTTCTTCATCAGGGTGCGCGCTGGCTTGCCGAGGGTGAAGTGAGCGATCAATTGCTCCAGCAGGCCTTTCTGGACCACTGCATCCTTGTCGCCACCCTTGGCGTTGCGGGTGACTTTCTGCAGTTGCTTTTCGCAGCTGTCGAGGTCGGCGAAGATCAGTTCCAGGTCGATGATTTCGATGTCGCGTTTCGGGTCGACGCTGTTGGAGACGTGAATCACGTTCTCGTCTTCGAAGCAGCGGACCACGTGGGCGATGGCATCGGTTTCACGGATGTTGGCCAGGAACTTGTTGCCCAGGCCTTCACCTTTCGAGGCGCCGGCAACCAGGCCCGCGATGTCGACGAATTCCATGGTGGTCGGCAGGATGCGTTTTGGATTGACGATGGCTGCCAGGGCTTCCAGACGCGGATCCGGCATCGGCACGATACCGGTGTTCGGCTCGATGGTGCAGAAGGGGAAGTTCTCGGCCGCGATCCCGGATTTGGTCAGGGCGTTGAATAGGGTGGACTTGCCGACGTTAGGCAGGCCGACGATGCCGCAATTGAATCCCATGGTGTTTTCCCCGAGGAGTGAGTCAGGCCTTCTGGCTGTGCAGGTTTTTCATCGCGCGGTTCCATTCCCCGGCGAGGATATCCGGCAGCACGCCGAGGGCAAAGTCGATGCTGGCATCGAGTTTTTCCTGTTCGGCGCGTGGCGCACGACCCAGGACGAAATTTGAAACCATACTGGCTACGCCCGGGTGGCCAATGCCAAGCCGCAAGCGGTAGAAGGTATTCTGATTGCCCAGCTGCGCGATGATGTCGCGCAACCCGTTGTGACCGCCATGGCCGCCACCCAGTTTGAGTTTGGCAACGCCCGGTGGCAGGTCGAGTTCGTCATGCGCCACGAGGATTTCTTCAGGCTTGATGCGGAAGAAACCAGCGAGTGCCGCCACGGCCTGGCCGCTGCGGTTCATGTACGTGGTGGGAATCAGCAGACGAACATCCTGACCCTGATGCGAATAGCGCCCGGTCAGGCCGAAATATTTGCGGTCCGCCACAAGGTTTACGCCTTGTGCGTTCGCGATGCGCTCAACAAAAAGGGCCCCTGCGTTATGCCGGGTCTGTTCGTATTCAGCGCCTGGATTTCCCAGGCCAACGATCAGTTTGATGGCAGTCACGATAGGGGCCCTTCCTTGGAGTGGTGGATAACATCGCCGCAATCAGGGAGTGCGGCAAAAGTGGACGAAAAGTGCTCATTTACCATTATGTAAACTCCGCGTTCTCGCCCGCTTTCTCGCTACGCTCTAGTCCGCGATGTTTCCGGTCACTCCGGCGAACAGAGTGAAATTACTCTGCTGCGCCTTCTTCGGTAGCTTCTGGAGCAACACGTGGAGCGTGGACGTTGGCAACAGCCTTGTCATCACCGTGTGCCAGAGCAACAAACTCAACGCCTTTAGGGGCTTTGAGGTCGGACAAGTGAATGATCGAACCGATTTCGGCGTTAGCCAGGTCGACTTCGATGAATTCAGGCAGGTCTTTCGGCAGGCAGGTCACTTCGATTTCCGAAACAACGTGCGAAACTTCGCCGCCTTTCTTGATCGGGGCTTCTTCACCAACAAAGTGTACAGGCACAACAGCGGTCAGTTTCTGGCCAGCTACTACGCGTACGAAGTCAGCGTGCAGCACGTGACCTTTAGCCGGGTGACGTTGCAGAGCTTTGATGATTACGTTCTGCTTGGTGCCGCCAACGTTCAGCTCGATGATGTGGCTGTAAGCCGCTTCGTTTTCGAGCAGTTTGGCAACTTCTTTAGCCAGCATGCTGATGGATTCAGGGGCTTTTTCGCCACCGTAAACTACAGCTGGTACCAGGCTTGCGAGACGACGCAGGCGGCGGCTCGCACCTTTCCCCAGGTCGGAACGCACTTCAGCATTCAGAGTAAAATCGTTCATGTTGTATCTCCAAAATAACCACATTCGCCCCAGCGGTTGCGACCAGCGCTAAAGGCGATATGGGCAAAAAAGCCCCGCCCCGACAGGAATGCCGGGGCGGGGCGCTTTTCGTCAACGAGACATTCGAGAAGGGCAGGGCCCTTAACGGAACATCGCGCTGATCGATTCTTCATTGCTGATGCGGCGGACCGCCTCGGCAACTACCGGCGCGATATCCAGTTGACGGATACGCGAACAGGCTTGAGCAGCAGCGGACAACGGGATGGTGTTAGTCACCACCAGTTCGTCCAGCATGGAATTTTCAATGTTTTCGATCGCCCGACCGGACAGCACAGGGTGTGTGCAGTAGGCGAAAACCTTGGCAGCGCCATGCTCTTTCAGGGCCTTGGCCGCGTGGCACAGAGTGCCGGCGGTATCGACCATGTCATCGACCAGAATACAGGTACGCCCTTCGACATCACCGATGATATGCATCACTTCAGAGTGATTGGCTTTCTCACGGCGTTTGTCGATGATCCCGAGATCTACGCCCAGGGATTTGGCAACAGCACGTGCACGCACGACGCCGCCAATGTCCGGGGACACGATCATCAGGTTTTCGAAGCGCTGATCTTCAATGTCATCCACCAATACCGGGGAGCCGTAGATGTTATCTACCGGAATATCGAAGAAACCCTGGATTTGGTCAGCATGCAAATCAACCGTGAGAACACGATCGATGCCGACTACGGTAAGCATGTCAGCAACGACTTTCGCGCTGATAGCCACACGTGCGGAACGCGGACGGCGATCCTGACGGGCATAACCAAAGTAAGGAATAACAGCAGTGATACGAGTAGCCGAGGAGCGGCGGAAGGCATCAGCCATCACTACCAGTTCCATCAGGTTATCGTTGGTCGGAGCGCAAGTCGGCTGAATAATGAAGACATCTTTACCGCGGACGTTTTCATTGATCTCGGCTGTAATTTCGCCGTCGGAGAACTTACCGACAGAGATGTCACCGAGAGGGATATGCAGCTGACGTACAACACGCCGAGCCAGATCGGGGTTAGCGTTCCCCGTAAAGACCATCATCTTGGACACGCGCAGTACCTGAAGGCTGAGGGTAACCTGGATGAGTATAGGAAAATGGCAGGGGCGGCTGGATTCGAACCAACGCATGGCAGGATCAAAACCTGCTGCCTTACCGCTTGGCGACGCCCCTGTATCTGTTGCAACGATTACCCAGTAATCGGTTCCTTTAGAGCAGATTTTGCAGCTTGCGATGCAACATCGAAACGTTGCTTCCCTTTGCTACAAACCCTGTAAGGGTCTCTGTAAGAAGGGCCGAGACTTTATCAGCTTCAGCTTTGCTTGGGAAGCCCCCAAACACACAACTTCCAGTTCCGGTGAGTTTTGCTTCGGTAAATTTACCTAACAAATTCAATGCGTTACGTACCTCTGGATAACGCCTTGCTACTACCGGTAAGCAGTCATTTCGACTGTTTCCCTTGGGAACGGGGCGCACTTTAATGGGAGAAGAGTTACGTGTCAACAACGGATCGGAAAAAATTTCTGCTGTACTTACAGATACTTGCGGCACCAGCACGAGATACCACGGTTCTTCGGGGTCTACAGGGGTGAGTTTCTCCCCGACACCCTCGGCAAAAGCGGCGTGACCACGGACGAAAACCGGGACGTCGGCGCCCAATGTCAGGCCCAGTACGGCCAGTCGATCCTCGTCCCAGCCCAGTTGCCAGAGGTGGTTGAGGCCGAGCAAAGTCGTCGCGGCATTTGAACTGCCGCCGCCGATTCCACCGCCCATGGGCAGGATTTTATCGATCCAGATATCGATGCCGAGCGCGCAACCGGATTGCTCCTGAAGTTTCTTTGCGGCTCGAACAATCAGATTGCTGTCATGAGGAACGCCTTCGAATTCAGTGTGCAAACGAATCACTCCGTCATCGCGCACCGCGAAGGTGATTTCATCACCGTAATCGAGAAACTGAAAAATAGTCTGAAGCTCGTGGTAACCGTCTTCACGGCGCCCGAGAATGTGCAGCATCAGATTGAGTTTGGCCGGCGAGGGCAGCGTCAAGCGCGGAGCAGTCATGTTCACTGCCCCAGTTTGCGTGGTTGCCATTCCTTGATCACCAGCGTGACATCAAGGTCGGTGCCGTGCAGTTTGATTCGCTCGGGCAGCCAATAGCCGTTTTGTTCGGAGTAGCTCAGGTATTCGACCTGCCAGCCATCCTGTTCGAGGTTGGCCAAGCGGCTGTCGGCGTCCAGGGTCAGGCGACTCTTGCTGTCGGGAGCGGGGAGGCCGCGAACCCACCAGGCCAGGTTAGACACCGGCAATTTCCAGCCCAGCTGTTCTTCGAGCAGGGCTTCCGGCGTCGACGCCTCGAAGCGACCCTGGTTGGCCACTTCCAGCGACACTTTGCCTGGACGTCCGGTCAGGCGAGCGGCGCCGCGACCCAACGGGCCGGAGAGGCGGATGTCGTAGTAGTCCTGTCGCTGCAGCCAGAACAACGTGCCGCTGCCCGAATCCTTGGGTGCGCGGATGCCGATCTTGCCGTTGATCTGCCAGCCGTCGAGGCTGGTCATCTGCTGTTTATACGTGTTCCATTGGGCCGGGTTGCCCTGACCCTGGACCGATTCGCGGGCGCCGAAGCCCGCGCAACCGGCGAGCAGGGCAATAAAGCTGAAAACGATAACGTGGCGCAAAAACATAATCTTAAAGAGTCTCTGATCCGGTCAGGCGCTTGATGGTGCCGCGCAGGGTAGGGCTGTCGGGTTGATCCTTGAGGAACTTGCCCCAGATTTGCTTGGCTTCGCGCTGTTTGCCGTTGGCCCACAGGACTTCGCCCAGGTGAGCGGCGACTTCCTGGTCGGGGAAGCGCTCCAGCGCCTGACGCAGGTAACGCTCGGCTTCATCGAGATTGCCCAGGCGGAAATTCACCCAGCCGAGGCTATCGAGTACCGCCGGGTCTTCCGGATTGAGCTTGTGCGCGTGTTCGATCAGGGCCTTGGCTTCTTCGTAGCGGGTCGTGCGGTCGGACAGGGTGTAGCCGAGGGCATTCAACGCCATCGCATTGTCCGGGTCGCGCTTGATGATCAGGCGCAGGTCTTTTTCCATCTGTGCCAGGTCATTGCGTTTTTCCGCAAGCATGGCGCGGGTGTAGAGCAGGTTCAGATCGTCTGGATATTGCTGCAAGGCTTTGTGCAACACGCCCCAGGCTTTGTCGCCCTGTTTGTTGGCGGACAGGGTTTCGGCTTCGATCAGGTACAACTGGATTGCGTAATCCGGTTGCGTATCGCGCTCGGCCGCCAATTTGCTTTGGGCCTCGGCGGTCTTGCCGTTGTTCATCAGGATATCGGCCTGGCGCAATTGCGCTGGCAGGTAATCGTTGCCGGGACCGACCTGGGCGTACTCGATCAATGCACCTTGCGGGTCGTTGCGCTCTTCAGCGATACGGCCGAGGTTCAGGTGCGCCGAATCCACGTGGCTTTCCCGGGCAATCAGGTCTTCCAGGTAACCCTTGGCCTCGTCCCACGCCTTGGCTTCCAGGCATACCAGCGCCAGGGAATAACGCAATTCGTCATCTTCCGGATACTGCTGGACCAGGCTGGAGAACTCGACTTTGGCGTCGTCCATGCGGTCCTGCTCGACCAGCATGCGTGCGTAAGTCAGGCGCAGGCGTTTGTCGTCCGGGTATTTCTTGATGCTTTTTTGCAGCAACGGCAGGGCTTCACCGCCACGATTGAGGGTTTGCAGCAGGCGCGCCCGCAACAGGATCGGGGCGATTTCGCCTTCATCCGGCGGATTGTCTTCCAGCAGGGTCAATGCGCCTTTGGCGTCGCCGTCCTGTTGCATCAACAAGGCCTTGCCGAAAATCAGCTGGCTGTTGTTGGGGTGACGCTGCAACAAACGGTCAAAACTTTTCATCAGGCCGTTGCGGGTGTCCTGGTCGGTATCAGCCGCAGACAGGGCGAGAAAGTCGAAATGTGTGTCGCCCTTGCCCAGCAGGACTTTCTCCATATAGACCATGGAGTCGTCATAACGCCCGGCACGCGCCAGTTGCACGGCGGCTGCCCGCTGCGCTTCGAGGTCGTCCGGAGCGTTTTTCGCCCAGATCAGCGCGGTATCCAGGGCAGCCTGATCGGCGCCCAGGTACTCGGCGATGCGGAATGCCCGCTCGGAGACGCCCGGATCCTGGGTGTTAATCGCCTGGGTCACGTAGTTGTCCAGCGCAATGTCGAAACGATTGCGTTGGCCAGCCAGTTCGGCGCTCAACAGACTGAAGACGGTTTCTTCGCTGAATGAGCTGTAGACCTTGGGCTTTTCAGGGGCTGGAGTGCTGTCTTCGACCGGAGACGTACCGTCCGGCGAAACGGGGGCCATGGCCTGGCAGCCGCTGAGGAAGACAAAAGCGAGGAGCAACGCGGAAGATCTATTCATATAGGAGAAGGACGACTAACCTGCGGTCGGATCATCATGACACAAGCCTTCGGCCAAACATAACCGAGTCTCAATTGATGCCTTTATAGAGGCAAGTGATTGGGACAATAGTCAGCGGTAGTTGTTCTGTCTGTGTCGAAGTAGGACAATTGCCGGCTTCACGTCACCATCAGCGACCTTGAATGGCCTTCCTTGCACTCGGTATTAACCACAAGACTGCTTCAGTAGACGTCCGCGAGCGCGTGGCCTTTACCCCTGAGCAGCTGGTGGAGGCGTTGCAGCAGCTCTGCCGACTGACCGACAGCCGCGAAGCTGCGATCCTTTCCACCTGCAATCGCAGTGAGCTTTATATAGAGCAGGATCACCTTTCGGCGGACATCATCCTGCGCTGGCTGGCCGATTATCATCATTTGAGCCTCGATGAGCTGCGTGCGAGCAGTTATGTGCACGAAGATGATGCGGCAGTTCGTCACATGATGCGGGTCGCCTCCGGGCTCGATTCGCTGGTGTTGGGCGAACCGCAGATTCTCGGCCAGATGAAATCGGCCTACGCCGTGGCGCGAGAGGCCGGCACCATCGGTCCGCTGCTGGGCAGGCTGTTCCAGGCGACGTTCAATGCGGCCAAACAGGTGCGCACCGACACCGCCATCGGTGAAAACCCGGTATCCGTGGCGTTTGCCGCAGTCAGCCTGGCCAAACAGATTTTCAGCGACTTGCAACGCAGCCAGGCTTTGCTGATCGGCGCCGGCGAGACCATTACGCTGGTCGCCCGTCATCTGCATGAGCTGGGTGTGAAGCGCATCGTCGTCGCCAACCGCACCCTCGAACGCGCGAGCATCCTGGCCGAACAGTTCGGTGCTCACGCCGTGCTGCTGTCGGACATTCCGGCAGAACTGGTGCGTAGCGATATCGTGATCAGCTCCACCGCCAGCCAGTTGCCGATCCTTGGCAAAGGCGCGGTGGAAAGTGCCTTGAAGCTGCGCAAGCACAAGCCGATCTTCATGGTGGATATCGCCGTCCCACGGGATATCGAGCCTGAAGTCGGCGAACTCGACGACGTTTACCTGTACAGCGTCGATGATCTTCACGAAGTGGTCGCCGAAAACCTCAAGAGCCGCCAAGGCGCTGCCCAGGCTGCGGAAGAGATGGTGTCGATCGGCGCCGACGACTTCATGGTGCGCCTGCGCGAACTGGCGGCGGTGGATGTGCTCAAGGCCTACCGTCAGCAAAGCGAGCGCATGCGTGACGAAGAATTGCAAAAGGCCCAGCGCATGCTGGCCAACGGCAGCAGCGCCGAAGACGTGCTGGTGCAACTGGCCCGTGGCTTGACCAACAAACTGTTGCACGCCCCTAGCGTACAGTTGAAAAAGTTGACTGCCGAAGGCCGCCTCGATGCGCTGGCCATGGCCCAGGAACTGTTTGCCCTCCATGAGGGCTCGTCGGATAGCTCGGATAAAAAACCGCAATGAAAGCGTCACTGCTCAATAAGCTGGACATCCTCCAGGACCGTTTCGAGGAATTGACCGCTCTGCTTGGCGATGGCGAGGTCATTTCCGATCAGGCCAAATTCCGCGCTTATTCCAAGGAATACGCGGAAGTCGAGCCGATTGTCGACACCTATAAACAGCTGCTCAAAGTGCAAGGCGACCTCGAAGGCGCCCAGGCACTGCTCAAGGACAGCGACCCGGACATGCGCGAAATGGCCGTGGAAGAAGTGCGCGAAGCCAAAGAGCAACTGATCGAAATCGAAGCCCGGCTGCAACGCATGCTGCTGCCCAAGGACCCGAACGACGGGCGCAACGTGTTCCTCGAAATCCGTGCCGGCACCGGCGGTGACGAGGCGGCGATTTTCTCCGGCGACCTGTTCCGCATGTATTCGCGATACGCCGAGCGGCGTGGCTGGCGGGTGGAGATTCTCTCGGAGAACATCGGCGAGCACGGCGGCTATAAAGAAGTCATTGCCCGGGTCGAAGGCGAGAATGTCTACGGCAAACTGAAATTCGAATCCGGCGCACATCGCGTGCAGCGTGTGCCGGCGACTGAATCCCAGGGCCGCATCCACACCTCGGCGTGCACCGTGGCCGTGTTGCCCGAGCCGGACGAGCAGGAAGCGATCGAGATCAACCCGTCCGACTTGCGCATCGACACCTACAAGTCCTCGGGCGCCGGCGGCCAGCACGTCAACAAGACCGACTCGGCGATCCGCATCACGCACTTGCCGTCGGGTATTGTCGTCGAGTGCCAGGAAGAACGTTCCCAGCACAAGAACCGCGCCCGGGCGATGTCCTGGCTGTCGGCCAAGCTCAACGACCAGCAGACCAGCGCCGCCGCGAATGCCATCGCCAGCGAGCGTAAACTGCTGGTGGGTTCGGGTGACCGCTCCGAGCGCATCCGCACCTACAACTTTGCCCAGGGCCGGGTCACCGACCACCGGGTCAACCTGACGCTGTATTCCCTCGACGAAATCCTCGCCGGTGGCGTCGAAGCGGTGATCGAGCCGTTGTTGGCCGAGTTCCAGGCCGACCAATTGGCGGCGATAGGTGAGTAAATGACGATCATTGCCAGTTTATTACGCGCTGCCGATCTCCCCGACTCGCCGACGGCGCGCCTGGATGCCGAGCTGTTGCTGGCTGCTGCGTTGGGCAAATCCCGCAGCTTCTTGCACACCTGGCCCGAGCGCATCGTGCCGAGCGAAGCGGCGCTGACCTTCGCCAGTTACTTGCAGCGTCGTCGCGGCGGCGAGCCGGTGGCCTACATTCTCGGCCAGCAAGGTTTCTGGAAGCTCGATCTGGAAGTCGCACCGCACACGCTGATCCCGCGCCCGGACACTGAATTGCTGGTGGAAACCGCGCTGGAATTGTTGCCCGCGACGCCGGCCACGGTCCTCGACCTCGGTACCGGTAGCGGCGCGATTGCCCTGGCCCTGGCCAGCGAGCGCCCGGCCTGGACAGTCACCGCCGTCGATCGCGTGATCGAAGCCGTGGCATTGGCCGAACGCAATCGCCAGCGCCTGCACCTGAAAAACGCCACGGTGTTGAGCAGCCATTGGTTCAGCGCCCTGGAAGGTCAGCGTTTTCAACTGATCATCAGCAACCCGCCCTACATTGCCTCCGCCGATCCACACCTGGTGGAAGGCGACGTGCGTTTCGAGCCGGCGAGTGCCTTGGTCGCCGGTGTCGACGGGCTCGACGATCTGCGCTTGATCGTCGCCCAAGCCCCGGATTACCTCGAGGCCGGTGGCTGGTTGATGCTCGAACACGGCTATGATCAAGCCGACGCGGTACGCGATCTGCTGCTGACCCGTGGTTTTGAAGAAGTCCACAGCCGTACCGATCTGGGCGGCCACGAACGCATCAGCCTGGGGCGCCTGCCGTGCTGAATGATCAGGAATTGTTGCGCTACAGCCGACAGATTCTGTTGCAACACGTCGACATCGGCGGTCAATTGCGGCTGAAAGAAAGCCGCGTGCTGATCATCGGCCTCGGCGGTCTGGGTTCTCCGGTGGCGCTGTACCTGGCGGCAGCCGGGGTCGGTGAGTTGCATCTGGCCGACTTCGACACGGTCGACCTGACCAACCTGCAACGCCAGATCATTCACGACACCGACAGCGTCGGCATCAGCAAAGTCGATTCGGCGATCCGCCGCTTGAGTGCGATCAACCCCGAAATCCAACTGGTCGCCCATCGCGCTGCGCTGGATGAAGATTCCCTGGCGGCGGCGGTCGCGGCGGTGGATCTGGTGCTCGACTGTTCCGACAATTTCTCCACCCGCGAGGCAGTCAACGCCGCGTGTGTGGCAGCGCTCAAACCTCTGGTCAGCGGCGCGGCGATTCGCCTGGAAGGGCAGTTGTCGGTGTTCGACCCGCGTCGTCCGGAGAGTCCGTGCTACCACTGTTTATATGGGCACGGCAGCGAAGCCGAACTGACGTGCAGCGAAGCTGGGGTGATCGGTCCGTTGGTGGGTCTGGTGGGCAGCCTGCAAGCGCTTGAAGCGCTGAAGTTGCTGGCCGGTTTTGGCGAACCGCTGGTGGGTCGTTTGCTGTTGATCGATGCCTTGGGCACGCGCTTCCGTGAGTTGCGGGTCAAGCGTGATCCGGGTTGCAGCGTCTGTGGTACTGCCCATGCGTGAGGCGCCGATTGGCGTGTTCGACTCCGGCGTCGGTGGGCTATCGGTGCTGGCCGAGATCCAGCGTTTGCTGCCCAACGAGTCCCTGCTGTACGTCGCCGATTGCGGGAATATTCCCTACGGTGAGAAAACCCCTGAATTCATCCAGCAACGCTGCAGTGCTATCGCCGAATTTTTTCAGCGGCAAGGCGCCAAGGCATTGGTGCTGGCCTGCAACACGGCCACCGTGGCTGGCGTGGCCAATCTGCGCCGCGATTATCCCGAATGGCCCATTGTCGGCATGGAACCGGCGGTCAAGCCGGCCGCGGCTGCCACGCGCAGTGGCGTGGTCGGTGTCCTCGCCACCACCGGCACCTTGCAGAGCGCCAAGTTCGCCGCGCTGCTCGACCGCTTCGCCACGGATGTGCGGGTGATCACCCAGCCTTGCCCGGGGTTGGTGGAGCTGATTGAAAGCGGCGACCTGCACAGTCAGAACCTGCGTCAGTTGCTTCGCGGTTATGTCGAGCCGCTGCTGGCCGCAGGCTGCGACACGATAATTCTCGGCTGCACGCATTACCCCTTTCTAAAGCCGTTGCTTAGGCAGATGATCCCAGAGGACATCAGCCTGATCGACACCGGCGCCGCCGTGGCGCGGCAACTGCAACGTCTGTTGGCCGAGCGTCAGTTACTCGCCGAGGGGCCGGTGCGTGCCGCGCAATTCTGGACCAG containing:
- the lolB gene encoding lipoprotein insertase outer membrane protein LolB translates to MFLRHVIVFSFIALLAGCAGFGARESVQGQGNPAQWNTYKQQMTSLDGWQINGKIGIRAPKDSGSGTLFWLQRQDYYDIRLSGPLGRGAARLTGRPGKVSLEVANQGRFEASTPEALLEEQLGWKLPVSNLAWWVRGLPAPDSKSRLTLDADSRLANLEQDGWQVEYLSYSEQNGYWLPERIKLHGTDLDVTLVIKEWQPRKLGQ
- a CDS encoding ribose-phosphate pyrophosphokinase, producing MSKMMVFTGNANPDLARRVVRQLHIPLGDISVGKFSDGEITAEINENVRGKDVFIIQPTCAPTNDNLMELVVMADAFRRSSATRITAVIPYFGYARQDRRPRSARVAISAKVVADMLTVVGIDRVLTVDLHADQIQGFFDIPVDNIYGSPVLVDDIEDQRFENLMIVSPDIGGVVRARAVAKSLGVDLGIIDKRREKANHSEVMHIIGDVEGRTCILVDDMVDTAGTLCHAAKALKEHGAAKVFAYCTHPVLSGRAIENIENSMLDELVVTNTIPLSAAAQACSRIRQLDIAPVVAEAVRRISNEESISAMFR
- the hemA gene encoding glutamyl-tRNA reductase, producing the protein MAFLALGINHKTASVDVRERVAFTPEQLVEALQQLCRLTDSREAAILSTCNRSELYIEQDHLSADIILRWLADYHHLSLDELRASSYVHEDDAAVRHMMRVASGLDSLVLGEPQILGQMKSAYAVAREAGTIGPLLGRLFQATFNAAKQVRTDTAIGENPVSVAFAAVSLAKQIFSDLQRSQALLIGAGETITLVARHLHELGVKRIVVANRTLERASILAEQFGAHAVLLSDIPAELVRSDIVISSTASQLPILGKGAVESALKLRKHKPIFMVDIAVPRDIEPEVGELDDVYLYSVDDLHEVVAENLKSRQGAAQAAEEMVSIGADDFMVRLRELAAVDVLKAYRQQSERMRDEELQKAQRMLANGSSAEDVLVQLARGLTNKLLHAPSVQLKKLTAEGRLDALAMAQELFALHEGSSDSSDKKPQ
- a CDS encoding tetratricopeptide repeat protein, whose translation is MNRSSALLLAFVFLSGCQAMAPVSPDGTSPVEDSTPAPEKPKVYSSFSEETVFSLLSAELAGQRNRFDIALDNYVTQAINTQDPGVSERAFRIAEYLGADQAALDTALIWAKNAPDDLEAQRAAAVQLARAGRYDDSMVYMEKVLLGKGDTHFDFLALSAADTDQDTRNGLMKSFDRLLQRHPNNSQLIFGKALLMQQDGDAKGALTLLEDNPPDEGEIAPILLRARLLQTLNRGGEALPLLQKSIKKYPDDKRLRLTYARMLVEQDRMDDAKVEFSSLVQQYPEDDELRYSLALVCLEAKAWDEAKGYLEDLIARESHVDSAHLNLGRIAEERNDPQGALIEYAQVGPGNDYLPAQLRQADILMNNGKTAEAQSKLAAERDTQPDYAIQLYLIEAETLSANKQGDKAWGVLHKALQQYPDDLNLLYTRAMLAEKRNDLAQMEKDLRLIIKRDPDNAMALNALGYTLSDRTTRYEEAKALIEHAHKLNPEDPAVLDSLGWVNFRLGNLDEAERYLRQALERFPDQEVAAHLGEVLWANGKQREAKQIWGKFLKDQPDSPTLRGTIKRLTGSETL
- the ychF gene encoding redox-regulated ATPase YchF; the encoded protein is MGFNCGIVGLPNVGKSTLFNALTKSGIAAENFPFCTIEPNTGIVPMPDPRLEALAAIVNPKRILPTTMEFVDIAGLVAGASKGEGLGNKFLANIRETDAIAHVVRCFEDENVIHVSNSVDPKRDIEIIDLELIFADLDSCEKQLQKVTRNAKGGDKDAVVQKGLLEQLIAHFTLGKPARTLMKNMGADDKAVVRGFHLLTTKPVMYIANVAEDGFENNPLLDIVKAIAEEEGAMVVPVCNKIEAEIAELEDGEEKDMFLEALGLEEPGLNRVIRAGYEMLHLQTYFTAGVEEVRAWTVRVGATAPQAAGVIHTDFEKGFIRAEVIAYDDFIQYKGEAGTKEAGKWRLEGKDYIVKDGDVMHFRFNV
- a CDS encoding molybdopterin-synthase adenylyltransferase MoeB; protein product: MLNDQELLRYSRQILLQHVDIGGQLRLKESRVLIIGLGGLGSPVALYLAAAGVGELHLADFDTVDLTNLQRQIIHDTDSVGISKVDSAIRRLSAINPEIQLVAHRAALDEDSLAAAVAAVDLVLDCSDNFSTREAVNAACVAALKPLVSGAAIRLEGQLSVFDPRRPESPCYHCLYGHGSEAELTCSEAGVIGPLVGLVGSLQALEALKLLAGFGEPLVGRLLLIDALGTRFRELRVKRDPGCSVCGTAHA
- the prmC gene encoding peptide chain release factor N(5)-glutamine methyltransferase, producing the protein MTIIASLLRAADLPDSPTARLDAELLLAAALGKSRSFLHTWPERIVPSEAALTFASYLQRRRGGEPVAYILGQQGFWKLDLEVAPHTLIPRPDTELLVETALELLPATPATVLDLGTGSGAIALALASERPAWTVTAVDRVIEAVALAERNRQRLHLKNATVLSSHWFSALEGQRFQLIISNPPYIASADPHLVEGDVRFEPASALVAGVDGLDDLRLIVAQAPDYLEAGGWLMLEHGYDQADAVRDLLLTRGFEEVHSRTDLGGHERISLGRLPC
- the ispE gene encoding 4-(cytidine 5'-diphospho)-2-C-methyl-D-erythritol kinase → MTAPRLTLPSPAKLNLMLHILGRREDGYHELQTIFQFLDYGDEITFAVRDDGVIRLHTEFEGVPHDSNLIVRAAKKLQEQSGCALGIDIWIDKILPMGGGIGGGSSNAATTLLGLNHLWQLGWDEDRLAVLGLTLGADVPVFVRGHAAFAEGVGEKLTPVDPEEPWYLVLVPQVSVSTAEIFSDPLLTRNSSPIKVRPVPKGNSRNDCLPVVARRYPEVRNALNLLGKFTEAKLTGTGSCVFGGFPSKAEADKVSALLTETLTGFVAKGSNVSMLHRKLQNLL
- a CDS encoding 50S ribosomal protein L25/general stress protein Ctc, which encodes MNDFTLNAEVRSDLGKGASRRLRRLASLVPAVVYGGEKAPESISMLAKEVAKLLENEAAYSHIIELNVGGTKQNVIIKALQRHPAKGHVLHADFVRVVAGQKLTAVVPVHFVGEEAPIKKGGEVSHVVSEIEVTCLPKDLPEFIEVDLANAEIGSIIHLSDLKAPKGVEFVALAHGDDKAVANVHAPRVAPEATEEGAAE
- the prfA gene encoding peptide chain release factor 1, which gives rise to MKASLLNKLDILQDRFEELTALLGDGEVISDQAKFRAYSKEYAEVEPIVDTYKQLLKVQGDLEGAQALLKDSDPDMREMAVEEVREAKEQLIEIEARLQRMLLPKDPNDGRNVFLEIRAGTGGDEAAIFSGDLFRMYSRYAERRGWRVEILSENIGEHGGYKEVIARVEGENVYGKLKFESGAHRVQRVPATESQGRIHTSACTVAVLPEPDEQEAIEINPSDLRIDTYKSSGAGGQHVNKTDSAIRITHLPSGIVVECQEERSQHKNRARAMSWLSAKLNDQQTSAAANAIASERKLLVGSGDRSERIRTYNFAQGRVTDHRVNLTLYSLDEILAGGVEAVIEPLLAEFQADQLAAIGE
- the pth gene encoding aminoacyl-tRNA hydrolase — its product is MTAIKLIVGLGNPGAEYEQTRHNAGALFVERIANAQGVNLVADRKYFGLTGRYSHQGQDVRLLIPTTYMNRSGQAVAALAGFFRIKPEEILVAHDELDLPPGVAKLKLGGGHGGHNGLRDIIAQLGNQNTFYRLRLGIGHPGVASMVSNFVLGRAPRAEQEKLDASIDFALGVLPDILAGEWNRAMKNLHSQKA